The proteins below come from a single Mercenaria mercenaria strain notata chromosome 3, MADL_Memer_1, whole genome shotgun sequence genomic window:
- the LOC123523751 gene encoding N-acetyltransferase ESCO2-like: protein METRHQRKRRWQSSPGKKARMELDFGQNTPSPKRIKLGTPAVPPAHHGAEIDADSFTIKSFYGKREKISFPHSPGRRKAVDKVLEKISDENTDSENDRPARKKNVVKKHDGKNESDMSRFDFHSSDSGDTENEGQTRPVLRQKNAEHGSNKKVPLDIVKVKKTPKNNSGKKLKVPAKSTGKIPNKVDKDLEQERTPMITGKKFFKSRSPASADKCFGNLVIKKGFDLKFYPKRLNLSGSKSEKPKSASKSKKTKPRPVDKVNAYKAKGFDKDSVFFVDDSVKPDGTELSDSQMETLNESRKTVTYTEEEQVNEKLDSGIETANSNDLFSSSPDLIGGDENHIEKESEKNLMNEGEKNSEISSDTVSLIGAGSEDLFSSSGRCTPVNELSGECTPLEQTPVQSKQGSPSGSSEIGSAESGTGGSSSVKLFPIFLKKSPSASSQLGKLRGKRSPRGTRSPGGSSNNSPLLRYVKSKDNLEQMIIDAGQKKFGATQCEVCGMVYTMSEPADEAMHVKFHQSLLNVLKFPGWKKEHVVQEYMDTGSRVIMVTAESPKYATRKVEEINKVMGEELGFAEPTLSFRASYKAFLYVSEDKKIEGCCVVEPINEGYRVLPDTQSSQSAENHPGHRPWCSSDQAEPAVVGVSRIWVYGQARRKGIASKLLDCVRQWSIYGTVIPKNKMAFSDPTPDGKQLATRYIGTPTFLVYKYQ from the exons ATGGAGACCAGACATCAGAGGAAACGCAGGTGGCAGAGTTCTCCTGGCAAAAAAGCAAG AATGGAACTTGACTTTGGGCAGAATACACCATCACCTAAAAGAATTAAACTTGGAACTCCAGCAGTACCTCCAGCCCATCATGGTGCTGAGATAGATGCTGACTCATTCACAATCAAGTCATTCTATGGAAAGCGGGAAAAGATAAGTTTTCCTCATTCCCCAGGTAGAAGAAAAGCAGTGGATAAAGTTCTGGAAAAGATATCTGATGAAAATACAGACTCGGAGAATGACAGACCTGCAAGAAAGAAAAATGTTGTAAAGAAACATGATGGTAAGAATGAAAGTGACATGTCCAGGTTTGATTTTCACTCGTCCGACTCTGGTGATACTGAAAATGAAGGCCAGACAAGGCCGGTTTTAAGGCAAAAGAATGCTGAGCATGGGAGCAATAAGAAAGTACCACTTGACATTGTAAAAGTCAAGAAAACACCAAAGAATAATTCTGGTAAGAAACTGAAAGTGCCTGCTAAATCAACTGGAAAGATACCGAATAAAGTCGACAAAGATCTAGAACAGGAAAGGACTCCCATGATAACAGGaaagaaatttttcaaatctcGATCACCAGCTTCGGCAGATAAATGTTTTGGCAATTTGGTGATTAAGAAAGGTTTTGATTTGAAGTTTTATCCAAAGAGATTAAATTTGTCTGGATCGAAGTCAGAAAAGCCAAAAAGTGCTAGTAAGAGTAAAAAGACAAAGCCCAGGCCAGTAGATAAAGTGAATGCTTACAAAGCTAAGGGTTTTGACAAAGATTCTGTGTTCTTTGTTGATGATAGTGTTAAACCAGATGGAACTGAACTTAGTGATTCTCAGATGGAAACTTTGAATGAATCTAGGAAAACAGTTACATATACTGAGGAGGAGCAGGTAAATGAAAAACTTGACTCTGGAATTGAAACAGCTAATTCCAATGATTTGTTCAGCAGCTCACCAGATTTGATTGGCGGAGATGAAAATCACATTGAAAAAGAGTCTGAGAAAAACTTAATGAATGAAGGAGAGAAAAATTCTGAAATTTCCAGCGATACAGTGAGTTTGATAGGTGCTGGGTCAGAAGACTTGTTCTCTAGTAGTGGTAGATGCACCCCTGTTAATGAACTGAGTGGAGAATGTACTCCTTTAGAACAGACACCTGTTCAGAGTAAACAGGGGTCACCGTCTGGATCAAGTGAGATAGGTTCTGCAGAGTCAGGGACAGGTGGTTCCAGTTCAGTAAAGCTTTTCCcaatatttttgaagaaatcACCTTCAGCTTCTAGTCAGTTGGGCAAGCTAAG AGGAAAGAGATCACCACGGGGAACAAGATCTCCTGGGGGATCGAGCAACAATTCACCGTTACTGAGATATGTGAAGAGCAAAGACAATCTGGAACAAATGATCATT GATGCTGGTCAGAAGAAGTTTGGAGCGACGCAGTGTGAGGTGTGTGGAATGGTGTACACAATGTCTGAGCCTGCTGATGAAGCCATGCATGTCAAGTTCCATCAAAGTTTACTCAATGTCCTCAAATTTCCT GGTTGGAAGAAAGAGCATGTTGTCCAGGAGTATATGGATACAGGCAGCCGAGTTATCATGGTCACTGCAGAAAGTCCAAAATATGCAACCAGGAAg GTTGAAGAGATAAACAAAGTTATGGGAGAGGAACTTGGCTTTGCGGAGCCAACCTTGAGTTTTAGAGCATCTTACAAG GCGTTCTTGTATGTATCAGAAGACAAGAAAATTGAAGGGTGTTGTGTGGTAGAGCCGATCAATGAG GGATACAGAGTGTTACCTGATACACAGAGCAGCCAGTCTGCTGAGAACCACCCTGGACATCGGCCATGGTGTTCTAGTGACCAAGCAGAACCTGCGGTGGTTGGTGTTAGTCGTATCTGGGTGTATGGTCAGGCCAGGAGAAAGGGCATAGCATCAAAACTTCTGGACTGTGTGAG GCAGTGGTCTATATATGGAACTGTTAtaccaaaaaataaaatggcTTTCTCAGACCCTACACCAGATGGAAAGCAACTAGCTACACGATATATTGGTACTCCAACTTTCCTTGTGTATAAATACCAGTGA